The uncultured Desulfuromonas sp. genome has a segment encoding these proteins:
- the sfsA gene encoding DNA/RNA nuclease SfsA, whose product MNLPELRRATLLKRYKRFLADIEWPDGTTTTVHTPNTGSMRQCATPGASVLVSHSDNAKRKYPWTLEMIEVNGHWVDTNTQRSNKVVAEALELGLIDGLQGYQVYPEKKLGDSRIDFLLEKPGQRMWLEVKNATLMITRACGGFPDAVTERGRRHLQELMRAVDQGDRAGVLFLVQRAEAQLFAAAAEIDPAYAEQLAVALEHGVEAFACQTQSDEKQTRIVRRIPVQV is encoded by the coding sequence ATGAATCTGCCTGAACTTCGCCGCGCGACGTTGTTGAAGCGCTATAAGCGCTTTCTGGCCGACATTGAATGGCCGGACGGCACTACAACCACGGTGCATACGCCGAATACCGGCAGTATGCGTCAGTGCGCCACGCCCGGCGCCAGCGTTCTGGTATCGCACAGTGACAATGCCAAGCGTAAATATCCCTGGACCCTGGAGATGATTGAAGTCAACGGTCATTGGGTCGATACCAACACCCAACGCAGTAACAAGGTGGTGGCAGAAGCTCTGGAATTGGGCCTCATCGACGGGCTGCAGGGCTATCAGGTGTACCCGGAGAAAAAGCTGGGGGACAGCCGTATCGATTTTTTGCTGGAAAAGCCGGGCCAACGGATGTGGCTGGAAGTGAAGAATGCCACCCTGATGATTACCCGCGCCTGTGGCGGATTTCCCGATGCCGTCACTGAACGGGGGCGGCGGCATCTTCAGGAGCTGATGAGGGCCGTGGATCAGGGCGATCGCGCCGGGGTGCTGTTTCTGGTGCAGCGTGCCGAAGCACAGCTGTTTGCCGCTGCCGCCGAAATCGATCCCGCCTATGCCGAGCAATTGGCCGTGGCTCTGGAACACGGTGTCGAAGCCTTTGCCTGCCAGACCCAATCCGATGAAAAACAGACCCGCAT